A single genomic interval of Eurosta solidaginis isolate ZX-2024a chromosome 3, ASM4086904v1, whole genome shotgun sequence harbors:
- the Prp40 gene encoding pre-mRNA-processing factor 40 homolog A — translation MNVPPIAAPSVIPPPLGIPPMFNIPPPGFGGPPPPELAAAFGGIPPNTEWTEHKAPDGRPYYYNNNTKQSSWEKPEALMTPAERLTHQCPWKEYRSDAGKVYYHNVNTKESRWEPPAEFLEMKSKVKAEEAAAAAKAVAAMTSSSLVGLVPPAALASILPATLPTVANITTPDIRSPLTPGSNENSSSALDQAMAATLASIEMPQTNKEEKENNKKDPPSDEKIIYKDKKEAIEAFKELLREKNVPSNSNWDQCVKIISKDPRYSSFKNLNEKKQTFNAYKTQKLKDEREESRLRAKKAKEDLERFLMSTDKMNSQTKFYKCEELFASNKIWTNVPEQDRRDIYDDCIFNLAKKEREEARLLKKRNMKVLGELLESMTSITFETTWAQAQLMLLQNAAFKNDVNLLGMDKEDALIVFEEHIRSLEKEEEEEREREKKRLKRQQRKNRDAFLSLLDAQHEAGKLTSMSLWVELYPIISADLRFSAMLGQPGSTPLDLFKFYVEDLKARYHDEKKIIREILKEKQYVVQANTSFEEFATVVCEDKRSTNLDAGNVKLTYNALLEKAEAAEKERLKEEARRLRKLENEIKAEWQEANISVQEPFEAAKKLVEHLEAYTVYEKELGVKKIWDDYIKESEDACSHHHSRSKKSKKNKKHKKRTRSSSKSDIENEQEEIENTKSKKKKSVSRSRSASSSQSMESERVSKKKKKRKNKKSSRASSCESERPVSTPIASPAAAPMEDITANRKKKRDKKNKKDKKHHRSVTPISANGSNHSDIENSNKNAEEHGLSETELVTKRAALLAQLNEQMED, via the exons ATGAATGTGCCTCCGATAGCAGCTCCCAGTGTGATTCCACCACCATTGGGCATACCACCAATGTTTAATATACCGCCACCAGGTTTCGGGGGTCCACCACCACCAGAATTGGCAGCTGCATTTGGTGGTATACCGCCCAATACAGAATGGACTGAACATAAAGCGCCAGATGGACGCCCTTATTactataataataataccaaacaAAGTTCGTGGGAGAAACCCGAGGCCTTGATGACACCGGCAGAGCGATTGACTCATCAATGTCCCTGGAAAGAGTATCGCTCGGATGCGGGCAAGGTATATTATCACAACGTTAACACAAAAGAGTCTCGTTGGGAACCACCTGCAGAATTCTTAGAAATGAAATCCAAAGTTAAAGCAGAAGA AGCTGCAGCTGCTGCCAAGGCTGTCGCTGCCATGACTTCATCCAGCTTAGTTGGTTTGGTACCACCTGCCGCTCTAGCCAGTATACTACCTGCGACTCTGCCCACCGTAGCAAATATAACTACACCTGACATTCGTTCACCATTAACTCCAGGGAGTAATGAAAACTCTTCATCCGCTTTGGATCAAGCAATGGCCGCGACTTTAGCCTCAATCGAAATGCCACAGACCAATAAGGAAGAAAAAGAAAACA ATAAAAAAGATCCTCCGAGCGACGAAAAGAttatatataaagataaaaaAGAAGCTATTGAAGCTTTTAAGGAGTTACTGCGTGAAAAAAATGTTCCCTCAAATTCAAACTGGGATCAATGTGTTAAAATAATCTCCAAGGATCCACGTTATAGttcctttaaaaatttaaatgaaaagaagCAAACATTCAAtgcttataaaactcaaaaactGAAAGATGAACGCGAAGAGTCACGTTTACGTGCTAAAAAAGCTAAAGAAGATCTGGAGCGTTTCCTTATGTCCACCGATAAAATGAATTCACAAACCAAATTCTATAAATGCGAAGAACTCTTTGCAAGCAATAAAATTTGGACTAATGTACCAGAACAAGATCGTCGCGACATCTATGATGATTGCATTTTCAACTTGGCAAAAAAGGAAAGAGAAGAAGCGCGCTTATTGAAAAAACGTAACATGAAAGTTTTAGGTGAATTACTAGAATCGATGACATCAATTACTTTCGAAACAACCTGGGCACAGGCACAACTAATGCTGCTGCAAAATGCTGCTTTCAAAAACGATGTAAATTTACTTGGGATGGATAAGGAAGATGCACTAATAGTTTTCGAAGAACATATCCGTTcattagaaaaagaagaagaagaggagCGAGAACGTGAAAAGAAACGTTTAAAGCGACAACAACGCAAAAATCGTGATGCATTTCTATCATTACTCGACGCACAACATGAGGCGGGGAAGCTTACATCAATGTCTTTGTGGGTGGAACTATATCCGATTATCTCAGCAGATTTGCGCTTCTCTGCTATGTTAGGTCAACCAGGTTCAACACCACtagatttgtttaaattttatgtGGAGGACTTAAAAGCGCGATATCATGACGAAAAGAAAATAATACGTGAGATcctaaaagaaaaacaatatgtAGTGCAAGCCAACACATCATTTGAAGAATTCGCTACAGTTGTGTGCGAGGACAAACGATCTACCAATTTGGATGCAGGAAACGTAAAATTGACTTACAACGCCTTGCTTGAAAAG GCGGAAGCTGCTGAAAAAGAACGACTCAAAGAAGAAGCGCGTCGTTTACGTAAGCTTGAGAATGAGATCAAGGCAGAGTGGCAAGAAGCAAATATTTCCGTACAAGAACCTTTTGAGGCTGCAAAAAAATTGGTGGAACATTTAGAAGCGTACACTGTATACGAAAAAGAACTTGGTGTCAAAAAAATCTGGGATgattatataaaagaaagtgaagATGCATGCAGTCATCATCATTCCCGCTCTAAAAAATCCAAAAAGAATAAAAAGCACAAGAAAAGAACACGTTCTAGCTCTAAATCG GATATTGAAAACGAACAAGAGGAAATTGAAAACACAAAGTCAAAGAAAAAGAAGTCAGTTTCTCGATCA CGATCGGCTAGTTCTAGTCAAAGCATGGAAAGCGAACGCgtatcgaaaaagaagaaaaagcgAAAGAACAAAAAGTCATCTCGTGCT TCTTCCTGTGAATCGGAACGTCCTGTTTCCACGCCGATTGCTTCACCAGCAGCAGCTCCAATGGAAGATATAACTGCTAATCGGAAGAAAAAGCGtgacaaaaaaaacaagaaagatAAGAAACATCACCGATCTGTTACACCAATCAGCGCCAATGGCAGTAATCATTCTGATATTGAAAATTCGAACAAAAACGCAGAAGAACATGGTCTAAGCGAAACTGAGCTTGTAACAAAACGAGCCGCTCTTTTAGCACAGTTAAATGAACAAATGGAAGATTGA
- the alpha4GT1 gene encoding lactosylceramide 4-alpha-galactosyltransferase, whose protein sequence is MMYKPRMKWIILVMLSLLAFSWCIIYGANMNRGDMRYCFMNSFSPLQSTASLNEHRHRSTRNKYTFGPNLLEDVMLAEPKPNSNGQSIIFHETSCSNEKIRSHIQYMGNAPINMMKLTAREACAIESAALHNPNLNVFVLFASPAYRDNNNTIPVIEAILRYPNVHLRNLNLWTYAAGTPMYQWLKEGELFRSNYVLSHLSDFLRYLTLWRWGGTYLDMDVVVLRSLEKLPPNYTGAESSASLAAGVMNFAPDGFGHEIAGKCIYDFLINFNGKDWGNNGPGVITRVMNDICKTNNIELMLDPKRCMGFHVMPRDAFYAIPWRNWEHFFEAQYLTETMNRLQDSYVAHVWNKHSKQRRIKVGANAAYGILAQKHCPRVYAASGEYF, encoded by the exons ATGATGTACAAACCGAGAATGAAGTGGATAATATTAGTAATGCTATCGCTTTTGGCATTCAGTTGGTGCATAATCTATGGTGCCAACATGAACCGAGGAGATATGCGTTATTGTTTTATGAATAGCTTTAGTCCATTGCAATCGACTGCCTCGCTGAATGAGCATCGACATCGTTCAACACGAAATAAGTATACTTTCGGTCCTAACCTTCTCGAAGACGTTATGCTGGCAGAACCAAAGCCAAACTCCAATGGGCAAAGCATAATTTTTCATGAAACCAGTTGTTCGAATGAAAAAATACGCAGTCATATTCAATATATGGGAAACGCCCCTATTAACATGATGAAACTAACAGCAAGGGAAGCGTGTGCTATAGAATCGGCCGCATTACACAATcctaatttaaatgtttttgtactATTCGCTAGTCCGGCCTATCGTGATAACAATAATACGATACCTGTAATAGAAGCAATACTCCGGTATCCAAACGTACATTTGCGAAATTTAAACCTTTGGACTTATGCAGCTGGCACACCAATGTATCAATGGCTCAAAGAAGGGGAACTGTTTAGATCTAA TTATGTACTTTCACATCTTTCTGATTTTTTGCGTTATCTAACATTATGGCGTTGGGGTGGTACTTATCTTGATATGGATGTCGTAGTCTTACGTAGTTTAGAAAAATTACCACCCAATTATACCGGTGCTGAGTCAAGTGCATCGTTGGCGGCAGGAGTAATGAATTTCGCGCCTGATGGATTTGGTCATGAAATTGCTGGAAAATGTATTTACGACTTTTTGATAAATTTCAATGGTAAAGATTGGGGTAACAATGGACCAGGCGTTATAACGCGCGTCATGAATGATATCTGCAAAACCAATAATATTGAGCTAATGCTAGATCCTAAACGATGTATGGGCTTCCACGTAATGCCACGAGATGCATTTTATGCTATACCATGGAGAAATTGGGAGCATTTTTTTGAGGCACAATACCTTACAGAGACAATGAATAGGTTGCAGGACTCGTATGTAGCACACGTGTGGAACAAACATTCAAAGCAAAGGCGTATAAAAGTAGGCGCTAATGCTGCATACGGTATATTAGCACAAAAACATTGTCCAAGAGTATATGCAGCATCTGGCGAGTATTTTTGA
- the Dpit47 gene encoding DNA polymerase interacting tetratricopeptide repeat-containing, protein of 47 kDa, translated as MTDEKLAMSKQWTDEERLALATKLDEELDAFIDSLEKKRYEEGWPEDRWLEEMEKHPFFMKKAPQPGDEVHPMFEGLQKLKYDPEENTAEELALNYKEDGNFYMKHKKFRTAIYSFTEGLKAKCEKSEVKSVLYNNRSAAQYFLKNYRSALSDAQRALEYNPNYKKARWRAAQCAYFLDKFEVCTQLCDEILERDADNNVARDLLKKNKNKKLELERNQRKEAAETKKRLTRLQHLIDTLQRRNIKFDDQKKNSPITEELLRPKLLPIEDYPLHLDDDNETLIWPAAFSYPEFLFSDFQQELCENVIMDDCINDMFKEPLPCDKSNSYRAGNLNVFYENRKVGCVHKVDLSKTIKEIVNEKGFFVTGGSLLFYIVPKNSRIETEFVNQQRRPLVYA; from the exons ATGACCGATGAAAAATTGGCAATGAGCAAGCAATGGACGGACGAGGAGCGCCTGGCTTTGGCGACCAAATTAGACGAAGAATTGGATGCATTCATTGATAGTTTGGAAAAGAAGCGCTATGAGGAAGGCTGGCCGGAAGATCGCTGGCTAGAG GAAATGGAAAAGCATCCGTTCTTCATGAAAAAAGCACCACAACCTGGTGACGAAGTACATCCAATGTTTGAAGGTTTGCAAAAACTAAAATATGATCCTGAGGAAAACACTGCGGAGGAGCTGGCGCTTAATTATAAGGAAGATGGCAATTTTTATATGAAGCATAAAAAATTTCGCACagcaatttatagctttacagAAGGTTTGAAAGCGAAATGTGAAAAATCCGAAGTAAAATCTGTGCTCTACAATAATCGCTCAGCAGCTCAATACTTCCTAAAGAATTACAG ATCTGCACTTAGTGATGCACAACGCGCACTGGAATACAATCCTAATTATAAAAAAGCACGTTGGCGTGCCGCCCAATGTGCCTACTTTTTGGATAAATTTGAAGTCTGTACACAATTGTGTGACGAAATACTTGAACGGGATGCAGACAATAACGTAGCTCGAGATTtgctaaagaaaaataaaaataaaaaa ctGGAACTTGAGCGTAATCAGCGTAAAGAAGCCGCTGAAACCAAAAAGCGTCTGACACGCTTGCAACATCTAATTGACACTCTTCAAAGGCGCAATATCAAATTCGATGATCAGAAGAAAAATAGTCCAATCACAGAAGAGTTACTGCGTCCCAAGCTCCTACCAATTGAAGATTACCCGTTGCACTTAGACGATGATAATGAGACTTTAATATGGCCTGCTGCATTTTCGTATCCAGAATTTTTATTTAGCGATTTTCAACAAGAACTGTGCGAAAATGTCAT CATGGATGACTGTATCAACGATATGTTCAAGGAGCCCCTACCCTGCGACAAATCGAATAGTTATCGGGCAGGAAATTTGAATGTGTTCTATGAGAATCGTAAAGTGGGCTGTGTGCATAAAGTTGATTTAAGCAAAACCATTAAAGAGATTGTAAATGAAAAGGG CTTTTTTGTTACTGGCGGATCACTTTTGTTTTATATAGTACCGAAAAATTCTCGCATAGAAACTGAATTTGTTAATCAACAAAGAAGACCGTTAGTGTACGCTTAA